Proteins encoded within one genomic window of Spiroplasma sabaudiense Ar-1343:
- a CDS encoding MOLPALP family lipoprotein, with protein sequence MRKLLTILGAISLTASAGSATAACTIKESFNFENAYKVNNINNLAIATAQASKSLALNSENGFDSDFISNNYLAPAVIEDTFENFETKEFNNSKRLRFNKVFKTYFNTISPINKNEITTDLNLDGGKKPSAGSLLDSIAGFSSVIEMIAKGNFFEGIVGLISKTEMIAKVLDPLLAKTIAGLLSKEILQSFGQAFDLGVYEGMTFQDVLQNGMNSLSNGMARIFLKDKNIEYAKIGVKNSKENTNLALENLTNVLLNFSSVDFQFDIAENLEAFAEIIHFGIILMVYINQFDQYRTHKVSNPAQLFVDGQKNLTTLKSVRNKKFEINDSLINIKQLVANCSFYLNPDEDDPNGYNFQRLISILFEGETNIFVRKSAGINWLVKPVIKVLEKLSPEISKFSGQTEHIFISLLNDMARQDNINDILNIISLIEGTLPDDMKAIIANIKADEAIKNNLYKEIYREDGIYRLGVIFGLNPSEDFGNLSIKNFLNNSTGILLDPAAKALEVSRYEVVSSNNVINLQTLGKMFNSLAQDEEWKDNNGKKVTTTVLEHALLDSKNFFEVLGFDPENKNFKENSSLSLLKKFLSEGLESFKEVDTIFRAASEKTVNKNNILLAEIQSSLITESWSFEIENSELFHDDLIKNFSIVLNHETEDKTFSYNISAKRINSGYFKIDSFLKRNS encoded by the coding sequence ATGCGTAAACTATTGACTATTTTAGGAGCAATTTCCCTAACCGCTTCGGCTGGATCGGCCACAGCCGCTTGTACAATTAAAGAAAGTTTTAATTTTGAGAATGCGTACAAAGTAAACAATATAAACAACTTAGCAATTGCCACTGCTCAAGCAAGTAAAAGTTTAGCACTTAACAGCGAGAATGGCTTTGATAGTGATTTTATTTCAAATAATTATTTGGCTCCAGCTGTAATTGAAGATACTTTTGAAAATTTTGAGACAAAGGAATTTAATAACTCAAAAAGATTACGTTTTAATAAAGTTTTTAAAACCTACTTTAACACCATTTCTCCAATAAATAAAAATGAAATTACAACAGATCTAAATCTGGATGGAGGTAAAAAACCCTCAGCTGGTTCATTGTTAGATTCAATTGCTGGATTTAGTTCAGTAATTGAAATGATTGCAAAAGGTAATTTTTTTGAAGGAATCGTTGGCCTAATCTCGAAAACAGAAATGATCGCAAAGGTTCTAGACCCCCTTTTAGCAAAAACAATTGCTGGGTTATTGTCAAAAGAAATTTTGCAAAGTTTTGGGCAAGCTTTTGATTTAGGAGTATATGAGGGAATGACTTTCCAAGATGTTTTACAAAATGGAATGAATAGTCTTTCAAATGGGATGGCTAGAATATTTTTAAAAGATAAAAATATTGAGTATGCCAAAATTGGAGTAAAAAACTCTAAAGAAAATACCAATTTAGCTTTAGAAAATTTAACAAACGTTTTATTAAACTTCTCATCAGTTGATTTTCAGTTTGACATTGCTGAAAACCTAGAGGCTTTTGCAGAAATAATTCATTTTGGAATTATCTTAATGGTTTATATCAATCAGTTTGACCAATATAGAACCCACAAAGTTTCTAATCCAGCCCAACTTTTCGTTGATGGTCAAAAAAATTTAACAACCTTAAAGAGCGTTCGAAATAAAAAATTTGAAATCAATGATTCTCTAATTAACATTAAACAACTTGTTGCAAATTGTTCGTTCTACTTGAATCCAGATGAAGATGATCCAAATGGCTATAATTTTCAGCGCTTAATTTCAATTTTGTTTGAAGGAGAGACAAATATTTTTGTTAGAAAAAGTGCGGGAATTAATTGACTTGTTAAACCCGTTATTAAAGTGCTAGAAAAATTATCCCCAGAAATTTCAAAGTTTTCTGGACAGACTGAACATATTTTTATTTCATTGTTAAATGATATGGCTCGCCAAGATAACATTAACGATATTTTGAATATCATATCTTTGATTGAAGGCACATTGCCCGATGATATGAAAGCAATAATTGCTAATATCAAGGCTGATGAAGCAATTAAAAACAATTTATATAAAGAAATATATCGTGAAGATGGAATTTACCGTTTAGGAGTTATTTTTGGTTTAAATCCAAGTGAGGATTTTGGGAATTTAAGCATTAAAAATTTTCTCAATAACTCAACAGGGATACTTTTAGATCCTGCAGCCAAAGCTTTAGAAGTTTCACGTTATGAAGTAGTTTCTTCAAACAACGTTATTAACTTGCAAACTCTAGGAAAGATGTTTAATTCGTTAGCACAAGATGAAGAATGAAAAGATAACAATGGTAAAAAAGTGACAACAACGGTTCTAGAACACGCCCTTTTAGATTCTAAAAACTTTTTTGAAGTTTTGGGATTTGATCCAGAGAATAAAAATTTCAAAGAAAACAGTTCCCTGAGCCTTCTAAAAAAATTCTTAAGTGAAGGTTTAGAAAGTTTTAAAGAAGTCGACACTATTTTCAGGGCGGCATCTGAAAAAACAGTCAATAAAAACAATATTCTTTTAGCAGAAATTCAAAGCTCACTAATTACTGAAAGTTGAAGTTTTGAAATTGAAAATTCAGAATTATTTCACGATGATTTAATCAAAAATTTTAGTATAGTTTTAAACCATGAAACCGAAGACAAAACTTTTAGTTACAACATAAGTGCCAAGAGAATAAATTCTGGCTATTTCAAAATAGATAGTTTTTTAAAAAGAAATTCTTAG
- a CDS encoding SGNH/GDSL hydrolase family protein, translating to MKKLLQIMATLSLLTSASLPLASCTIPQKENFNADDLIGKNIDTSKQVDDSNNQGLFTNFYTVGDSLSDTGALIGSINQQFGLNLEIDSPSWNNSFTNSDTAAKKLAIRLGFNTDDWNYAYNFGKQNHHGNNYAVGGATASSVTGGGGLLLNKFKIKSQTEALIRQHKVKKTDLVFFEIGGNDLFQVIGKSQKFQQEKIEEAIEEIRQALLVLLNNGIEHIIVMNAPDVSKIPSYNTQSEKVKQEAHNLSQEFNEQFQEIFDDLDKKHPNKLKMFDLYTEFNIMLDKFEEEVDGGDSKTACVNMNTDLNTIANQQKIEIKFESGCSLEKLDQHFFFDGVHPTEWGHEYVAEKLYQLALEWEEPNNA from the coding sequence ATGAAAAAATTATTACAAATAATGGCAACCCTAAGTTTGCTAACAAGTGCATCGCTTCCATTAGCTAGTTGTACAATTCCTCAAAAAGAAAATTTTAATGCCGATGATTTAATTGGAAAAAACATTGATACTAGCAAACAAGTAGACGATTCAAATAATCAGGGATTATTTACAAATTTTTATACAGTTGGTGATAGTCTTTCAGATACCGGAGCACTGATAGGATCAATCAATCAACAATTTGGATTAAATTTGGAAATTGATTCACCAAGTTGAAATAATTCTTTTACAAATTCTGACACAGCTGCCAAAAAATTAGCTATCCGTTTAGGGTTTAATACAGATGATTGAAATTATGCCTATAACTTCGGTAAACAAAATCACCACGGTAATAATTATGCGGTTGGGGGCGCAACTGCTAGCTCAGTTACTGGGGGTGGTGGATTACTTCTAAATAAATTTAAAATAAAAAGTCAAACTGAGGCTTTAATTCGCCAGCACAAAGTTAAAAAAACTGATTTAGTTTTTTTTGAAATTGGAGGAAATGATTTATTTCAAGTAATTGGAAAAAGCCAAAAATTTCAACAAGAAAAAATAGAAGAAGCGATTGAAGAAATCAGACAAGCACTTTTGGTTTTATTGAACAATGGGATTGAGCACATTATTGTTATGAATGCACCAGATGTAAGTAAAATTCCAAGTTACAATACTCAAAGCGAAAAAGTAAAACAGGAAGCTCACAATTTAAGTCAAGAATTTAACGAGCAATTTCAAGAAATCTTTGATGACTTGGATAAAAAACACCCAAACAAACTAAAGATGTTTGATTTGTATACCGAATTTAATATTATGTTGGACAAGTTCGAAGAAGAAGTTGACGGTGGTGACTCAAAAACAGCTTGTGTAAATATGAACACTGATTTAAACACGATTGCCAACCAACAAAAAATTGAAATTAAATTTGAGTCAGGATGCAGTTTGGAAAAATTAGATCAACACTTTTTCTTTGACGGTGTTCACCCTACTGAATGAGGTCATGAATATGTTGCTGAAAAGTTATACCAACTAGCACTGGAATGGGAGGAACCAAACAATGCGTAA
- a CDS encoding nucleoside 2-deoxyribosyltransferase, whose translation MYGIYNAGPLFNKAERQQRKIEGANLMHNFGSKFKIFNPVEFDFNSGDVVPTNKEIFDYDYNCMTKSKYFLFDIDGRDDGTFVELGIAIQMALNDSDKFIIGIFSDFRIGKANQGEWPGYGINEFVTGPFYNEKLVNNKKMSQIYMVESHDKAIELIHEIEKVQNKNFDETEIEILNNKFHDFKKNSW comes from the coding sequence ATGTATGGAATTTACAATGCGGGGCCATTATTCAATAAAGCCGAGCGTCAACAAAGAAAAATAGAAGGAGCAAATTTAATGCACAACTTCGGCAGCAAATTTAAAATTTTCAACCCAGTTGAATTTGATTTTAACAGCGGAGATGTTGTACCAACTAATAAAGAAATTTTTGATTATGATTATAATTGTATGACTAAGTCAAAATATTTTCTTTTTGATATTGATGGGAGAGACGATGGGACTTTTGTTGAATTGGGAATTGCAATTCAGATGGCTTTAAATGACAGTGACAAATTTATTATTGGGATTTTTTCAGACTTTAGAATTGGTAAAGCAAACCAAGGAGAATGACCAGGATATGGAATCAACGAATTTGTAACCGGGCCATTTTATAACGAAAAACTTGTGAATAATAAAAAAATGTCTCAAATTTATATGGTGGAAAGCCACGATAAAGCTATCGAATTAATTCATGAAATCGAAAAAGTTCAAAATAAAAATTTTGATGAAACTGAGATTGAAATTTTAAATAACAAATTTCATGATTTCAAAAAAAATAGTTGGTAG